The segment ATTATTTTTCATAGTATTATTTCTAATAGCTTTCATAGATTTAAAGAAAAAAATAATTCCAGATTCTTTAACAGGATTATTATTCTTATTCGGAGTTTTTAGAATTTTTTTATTTAAGGAAAGTTTTGAAAATAAAATAATAGGAATGAGTCTATTTCCTATATTCTTTTTAATTTTATATGGATATGGAGAAAGTATATTTAAAAAAGAAGTAGTAGGTTTTGGGGATATAAAATTATTGTGGACAATAGGATTTTATATAGGTTATAGAGGAATATATGAATTATTGATATTTTATAATATAATTTTTCTAATAGCACCATTATATGGATTTTTATATTATAAGTTTAGAAAGAAAAAAGAAGTTCCATTTGCACCAATATTAGCAATAGGAACTTTTATTTTTCGTATTTTTCAAAGGAAATTTTTATGAAGAGAAAAGGTTTTTTATTGATAGATTTGATTGTATCTATTTTTTTATTTGTTAATGTAATTTTGGGGTTACTTTTATTGTTGAATAAAAATAATGATAAAGCAAGAAAATTATTGATAGAAACTGATAAAAAAAGATTGATTTTTAATATAGAAAATATTATTGAAAGGGATTTAAAAAGAGATTTTTCAATAGCTAAATATCAATTAATTCAAAAAGATGAAATATTTTATTTAGAAAATTTATTAAAAAATAATGTTACAAAAATTGGAAAATATAAATATTTAAAGTTAGAGGATATAAAAAATATAAAAACTTTAAAAAAAGAAGTTTTATTAGAAAATCAAGTTATAGGTGAAGTATATATTTTTTATTTGGAATTTGAAAATAAAAAAATCGAAAAAATAATAGAGGGAGTTTATGAAAAATAAAGGTTACTTTATTTTAGAAGGGATTGTTGTATTAGGAATTTTTACAACAATACTTACAGTTAGTTTTTCTGTTTTTTCAAACTCAATGAAGATAAAAAATAATCTTTTAAATATATCCAATGTAGAGATAAATTATAGAAGAAATATTGATTATATGTTAAAAGAGATAAAAAATGGGAAAAAATTAAATTTAGATATAGATAGATTAAAATTTAGAAAAAATATTATTGAAAATAATATTTCTAAAGAGATAGAAATAACTTATTATTTTTCAGGAACTTCTCTATTAAGAAAAGCAAGTAATTCTGAAAAGTATGAAAGTTTTTTAGAAAATATAAAGGGGGAATTTTCTTTTAAAGAAAATCTTTTAAATCTAGTATTAAAATTTAAAGATAGAGAGGAAGAATATGTGGTGTATATCTGACAAAAAGAGAGGAAGCCTTTTGATTTTAGTTATATCTCTTCTATCTGTTATTAGTTGGAGTATATTTACAGTTAGTTTTATAATTCAAAAAGAATTTAAAAAGAAAAGTTTGGAAAAACAATTTGAAAAAAGAGTGGAAAAAGAAGAGATTTCTAAAATTTTTATTAAACTTTATACAAATTATATTGAAGAGGAGATAGGTAAAAATTCTGATTTAGAAGATAGGATAGACTATCTCTTATTTTTTAATGGAAAAAATATTATAGAAAATAATTTTGATGATAAGGAAGTAATATCAGATAGTGGATACTATATAGAGAAAATTTATTTAAAGAAGTCTTATGAAGATGATAATTTATACAAAGAGATTTATTCTAAAGATAGAAGACAAAAAAATAATTATAGAGGAATAATAAATAATTTTTCTTATATAAATAACTATAATCAAATTAAAGTAAATTTAAAAAAAATAGAAAGTACAGTAAAAATTAATAATAAAATTTATAAAACTGATATTTTTGGTATAGTGGAAATAAAATATTTTTTTAAAGGAAGTAGTTATCCTTGGGAAAAATTTGAGAAAATTAGGGGAGATATTGATGTATACTTTTATGAAAGATAAAAGATTAATAGTAGAAATAGGAGAAAATCAAATAAAAATCTTGTTAAATGATGAAGAAGTTGAAAAAATTAATAGAACTTTTAATTATTTGGATGAAGATTTAAAAAAGATAAAGAGAATATTCCTTAGGAAAAAAGTAAATTTTATTTTTAAAGATGATTTTTTTATAAAAAAAGAATTATTGGATAAAGAAAAATTAGAATATATTGATGTAAAAAGATATGTAAAAAATGAACTTTTAGAGGATTTAGAAGAGGAAAAAGATTTTTATTCTGTGAATTATTTTTATAATGAAAATGAAGAGTGTGAAATTTTTGTATATGAAGAGGGAGTTATATCAAATTTCATAGAATTTTTATTGAAAGAAAATATAAATGTTGAAGAGATATATTTTTCTGAAAAGTATATTTTAAAAGATTATAAAGAAGTACTTAAAAATAATAAAAAAGATAATCTATTTTGGATAATTTTAATAATAGGGATTGTATTAGGGATTAGTTATGGGGGAAATCTTTATTATAAAAAAGTTTTAGAGACACAATTAGAAGAGGTAAAAAATAATTTTTATAGTAAAGAAAAAATATTAAATAGTAAAAAAACAGATTTAGAAAATATAAAAACTGAAATAGAATTTTTAAAAAAAGAAATCAGTAAAAATAATATAAAAAATAAAAAATTTTTAAATGAAATTATGTGGATAATAAGTATTGCTCCAAATTCCTTAGGATTTAATAAGGTTTATTGGGAAAAAGGAAATATAATAATAAATGGGGCTGGAGATAGATTAGAAGATATATTGTATTTTATTAAGTTGTTAGAAAATGATGAGCGAATAGAAAAATTGAATTATGATTATATAATTAAAAAGGAAAATATTTATGATTTTATATTGGAGTTGAAAGTTTTTTATGAATGATTTAGATTTAAAAAATAAAATAATTTTATTAATTGTTATTTTAGGAGGGGTAATCTCTTTTTTTATAACTCCATTAGAGAAAAATCTATCTTTGAAAAAGGAGATTAAAAATTACTCATATAAATTGAGGAATAGTGATAAAAAAATATCCATAGTGAAAAATAAAATTTTGGAAGCCGAAAAAGAACTTGGGAATCTTCAGATTGAAGAAAAGACTATGGGGGAAAAAGTTTATAAATTTAATAATATCTCTCAAGGAAATCTCTATATAAATAATTTAATTGAAAAAAATAATTTGGAAATTTTAGAAATCGGAAGAATAGAAAGAATGGAGAAAAGTGTTTTTATACCTTATAAAATTATTGGGAGAGAGGAAAATATAATAAAGTTTATAGAAAAAGTAGAAAATGAAAATAAAATTTTTCTTTTAAATAATAGTTTTGAACTTTTAAAAGAGAATGAATTATTAAAAATTAGTTTTAGAGGGAATTATTTTGTAGAGGAAAATGAAAAAGTAATCAATGAGGGGGAGAGAAAAAACTTAAGTGGTAAAAAATTTTTAGTGGAAAAAGTAGAGTTTATAAATGATAGTGTGGGGATAATAGAGTTATCTGATAAAAAAATTTATATAAATGGAGAAAAAATAATAAGAATTTATAGGAATAATTATATATTTAGAATAGAAAATAAAAAATTAATTATTAGGGAGAAAATATTATGAAAAAAATAATTATTGGGATTGTATTTCTAGTCTTTTCTGTATTTTTATTTGGAAAAGATGAAAATATAAAAAAATTGGGAAATGTCTATTATTCTAATGAGATAAATGTTAAAGATATAAGTTTAGAAAACTTTTTGTTATTTTTATCAGAAGAAAGTGGAGTAACTGTTATATCATCTCAAAAAATAAAAAATGATAAAATATCTTTATATATTAATGAGAATAAAAATTTTTTTGAGATTTTAGATATTTTGTGTAATTCACAGGAATATATGATAAAGGACAGAGGGAACTATATTTATATATCCTCTAGATTTGAGAATAAAGAAAATAAAGGGATTTTAGTAGGAAGAGTTACTTCTGATGATTTTGGAGAAAATTTAGAAAAGGTAAAAGTTACTCTTTTAGATGGATATTCAAAACCAAATTATACTTCTAGTGATGGAGTATATAAAATAGATGATATCTCTTATGGAGTTTATTTTTTAAGAGTTGAAAAAGAGGGGTATGATACAGTAGGAGAAATAATTACAATTGATAAATCTCACAATATTTTAAATATTAATTTGAAAAAGAAATATCAAGTGATAAAAAAACAGGAGATTTCTAAAAAACAATTTGTAGTTAAAAAAGTTAAAGTTGGAGATTTAGAAAATCTAAAAATAGAGGAATTTATTTCAGATGAATTAAAAAATAATGTGAAACTTACAAGGGATAATAAGAAAAATATCTTGTATATAAGTGGAAGAGAAGAAAAGGTCGATATAGTAAAGGAAAATATAGAAAAAATTTGTCATTCAAATAAAGGGATAAGAATATCAGCTCAAATTTTAGACATAACGGATAATTTGTTTGAAGAATTAGGATTTTCTTGGATATATGGAGCTAATGAAAAGGGATATAAAGGAAATCAACTTGTGGGAGGTTCTTTAAATAATAGTTATATAGGTGGAATTGGGAGTATTTTTACTACAACTTTCAATTATATAAAAACTTTTAAAAATAATGAAGACTATTTAAATTTTGGAATAAATTTATTAAAATCAACACAAGATTTAAAAATAAGTTCTACTCCTGTGCTAGTTACAAGCAATGGTGAAGAAGCTAGTTTAAAAGTGATACTGGAACAAATTGTTGGACAGGAAAGAGTGGAGAATACAGATAATAATCAGAATACTTATATTCCTATTTTTAGAGAAGCTGGGATAATTCTTAAGGTTTTGCCAGAAATTTTAGATGATGAGTATATTTCGCTAAAGGTAAGTATAGAAAGTAGTGATTTCAAAATTTTAAATGAAAATACTTCTTCAGAAACTGATGGAGAAAATAATTATGGGGGAAAAGTTTCTAGAAATATTGAATCTACTTTGAGAATAAAAAATGGTGAAACAGTATTTTTAAGTGGACTTAAAAAAGGAGTTGTTCAAAAGAATCAAAGTAAAGTTCCATTTTTAGGGGATATTCCTGTAATTGGTTTCTTTTTTAGTAATAATAGAGATATAAAACAAGTGACAGATTTATATATAAGACTTAGAGTAGATGTAATAGAAAATAAAGGTTTTCAAGGAATTGATATGAAAAATTTTGAAAAAATTGACTAAAAAGATTGATATTATTCCTATTTGTTAGTAAAATATTAGTATGTAATACATATATTAGGTATTGTCCATGGAGGAAAAATGAAAAAAGAAAGATTAATAGAGATAATTTCAAATTTTAGAAAAGTAAGATTAGCTGTTATAGGGGATATAATGTTAGATGATTATTTAATAGGAAGTGTAGATAGAATTTCTCCTGAAGCTCCAGTACCAGTAGTTTTAATAAAGAAAGAAAAATTTGTTTTAGGGGGGGCTGGAAATGTTATAAATAATCTAGCTACTTTAGGGGCTAAAAGTTATTGTTATGGAGTAGTTGGTGACGATATAGATGGTGACCGCCTAATGAAATTTATGAAAAATTTAGGTGTAGATGTAAGTGGAATAATAAGAAGTGAAGAAAGACCAACTGTTGTAAAAAGAAGAGTTTTAGGTGGAAGTCAACAATTATTAAGACTTGATTGGGAAGACCCAACAGATATAAATGTTATATTAGAAGAAGCTATATTAGAGAAATTTTCTCAAGCTCTTGATAATATAGATGGAATAATATTATCTGATTATGATAAAGGTGTTTTAACTCCAAAAGTATCTAAAGAAATAATAAAAATGGCTAGAAAAAAAGGAAAAATAGTGGTAGTAGATCCAAAACCATCTAATGTAGAAAATTATATTGGAGCTTCTTCCATGACACCAAATAGAAAAGAAGCTGAACTTTGTTTAGGAAAACCTAAAAAGAAAACAATAGATGAAATAGGAACTGAGATAAGAGAAAAAATAAAATTAGAGAATTTACTTATGACTAGAAGTGAAGAGGGAGTAAGTCTTTATGAAGAGGATAAAGTAACAAATATTCCTACATTTGCCAAAGAAGTTTATGATGTAACAGGGGCTGGTGATACAGTTATATCAGTATATACATTAGCTAAAGCAGCTGGAGCTACTTGGGAAGAGGCTGCTAAGATAGCTAATACAGCAGCTGGAGTTGTAGTTGGAAAGATAGGAACTTCTACAGTAACTGTAGAAGAAATTATAAATTTTTATGATGAAATTTATAAGGAGTGGAATTAAAATTGTATAGAATAGGAAATGGTTATGATGTTCATAAATTAGTAGAAGGAAGAAAATTAATTTTAGGTGGAGTAGAAATTCCTTATGAAAAGGGTTTATTGGGACACTCAGATGCTGATGTTTTAGTTCATAGTATAATGGATGGAATATTAGGAGCTCTAGCTTTAGGAGATATTGGACAACATTTTCCAGATAATGATAATAAATATCACAATATTGATAGTATGATTTTATTAAAAAAAGTTAAAGAGTTAATGAATGAAAAAGGATATCAAATAGAAAATTTAGATTCAATTATTGTTGCTCAAAAGCCAAAATTAAAAGATTATATTTTAGAGATGAGAAAAAAGATATCAGAAGTTTTAGAAATTGATATAGAAAATGTTAGTATAAAAGCGACAACAGAAGAAAAACTTGGATTTACAGGAAATGGAGATGGAATGAAATCATATTCTGTTGTGTTATTAAAAAAATATTAGGGGGAATTATATGCCATTTGTAAAAATTAGTGGAATTTCAAAAGAAAAAGTTATAGAAATTAGTGAAGATTTAAAAAATATAATTGTAAAAGAAACAGAAACTCCAAAAGAAAGAATTAGAGTTTTCTATGATAGTACAGTTGAAATTTTTGACCAAAAAGAAGTTACAGAGAGAATAATGATTGATATACAATGGTTACCACGTCCAAAAGAGATGAGAGAAAAGGTTTCTCAAGCTTATTTTTCTTATTTTGAAGATAGAGGTTATAAAAATATAAGAATATATTTTGAAGATATCAATAAAGAATACTATTTTGTAAAAAATTAACCTTAAAATAAAATAAATAACTTTTTATCTAAAGATACCGTCTTTATTAATAAATTAAGAAAGATGGTATTTTTATTATTATTTATTTGTGAAAATACGATTAAAAAAAGAGCTTTAATAAAGAAAAATTAACAATTTGATATTATTAATATAAAAAATGTATTAAAATAATATAAAAAATATATTTTTAAAGTTGGTAAAATTGGACTATAATA is part of the Fusobacterium sp. FSA-380-WT-3A genome and harbors:
- a CDS encoding A24 family peptidase; its protein translation is MDRVIIEILFFIVLFLIAFIDLKKKIIPDSLTGLLFLFGVFRIFLFKESFENKIIGMSLFPIFFLILYGYGESIFKKEVVGFGDIKLLWTIGFYIGYRGIYELLIFYNIIFLIAPLYGFLYYKFRKKKEVPFAPILAIGTFIFRIFQRKFL
- a CDS encoding carboxypeptidase regulatory-like domain-containing protein; amino-acid sequence: MKKIIIGIVFLVFSVFLFGKDENIKKLGNVYYSNEINVKDISLENFLLFLSEESGVTVISSQKIKNDKISLYINENKNFFEILDILCNSQEYMIKDRGNYIYISSRFENKENKGILVGRVTSDDFGENLEKVKVTLLDGYSKPNYTSSDGVYKIDDISYGVYFLRVEKEGYDTVGEIITIDKSHNILNINLKKKYQVIKKQEISKKQFVVKKVKVGDLENLKIEEFISDELKNNVKLTRDNKKNILYISGREEKVDIVKENIEKICHSNKGIRISAQILDITDNLFEELGFSWIYGANEKGYKGNQLVGGSLNNSYIGGIGSIFTTTFNYIKTFKNNEDYLNFGINLLKSTQDLKISSTPVLVTSNGEEASLKVILEQIVGQERVENTDNNQNTYIPIFREAGIILKVLPEILDDEYISLKVSIESSDFKILNENTSSETDGENNYGGKVSRNIESTLRIKNGETVFLSGLKKGVVQKNQSKVPFLGDIPVIGFFFSNNRDIKQVTDLYIRLRVDVIENKGFQGIDMKNFEKID
- the rfaE1 gene encoding D-glycero-beta-D-manno-heptose-7-phosphate kinase, which produces MKKERLIEIISNFRKVRLAVIGDIMLDDYLIGSVDRISPEAPVPVVLIKKEKFVLGGAGNVINNLATLGAKSYCYGVVGDDIDGDRLMKFMKNLGVDVSGIIRSEERPTVVKRRVLGGSQQLLRLDWEDPTDINVILEEAILEKFSQALDNIDGIILSDYDKGVLTPKVSKEIIKMARKKGKIVVVDPKPSNVENYIGASSMTPNRKEAELCLGKPKKKTIDEIGTEIREKIKLENLLMTRSEEGVSLYEEDKVTNIPTFAKEVYDVTGAGDTVISVYTLAKAAGATWEEAAKIANTAAGVVVGKIGTSTVTVEEIINFYDEIYKEWN
- the ispF gene encoding 2-C-methyl-D-erythritol 2,4-cyclodiphosphate synthase, with translation MYRIGNGYDVHKLVEGRKLILGGVEIPYEKGLLGHSDADVLVHSIMDGILGALALGDIGQHFPDNDNKYHNIDSMILLKKVKELMNEKGYQIENLDSIIVAQKPKLKDYILEMRKKISEVLEIDIENVSIKATTEEKLGFTGNGDGMKSYSVVLLKKY
- a CDS encoding DUF1904 family protein, which codes for MPFVKISGISKEKVIEISEDLKNIIVKETETPKERIRVFYDSTVEIFDQKEVTERIMIDIQWLPRPKEMREKVSQAYFSYFEDRGYKNIRIYFEDINKEYYFVKN